From a region of the Tenggerimyces flavus genome:
- a CDS encoding DUF3180 family protein, with amino-acid sequence MNPVRTTSIPLVVGLVLLGGAVGWSGVSIIEATGGTVPRAPWSAAAGLAFFAALLFAGAWYMYDRLQRKHRWVEPLLAVRLLVLAKASALVGALVGGAYVGFALHFVAEYGTSTGRDRVVLGLLAAVAGLLVAVGGLLLERACKVPKGPDDPATDDSPATGSNHRH; translated from the coding sequence GTGAACCCGGTTCGGACCACCTCGATCCCGCTCGTCGTCGGCCTCGTCCTGCTCGGCGGGGCGGTGGGCTGGTCGGGGGTGTCGATCATCGAGGCGACCGGTGGGACGGTGCCGCGCGCGCCCTGGTCGGCCGCCGCGGGGCTGGCCTTCTTCGCCGCGCTGCTGTTCGCCGGCGCCTGGTACATGTACGACCGGCTGCAGCGCAAGCACCGCTGGGTGGAGCCGCTCCTGGCCGTTCGCCTGCTGGTGCTGGCCAAGGCGTCGGCGCTGGTCGGGGCGCTGGTCGGCGGGGCGTACGTCGGCTTCGCGCTGCACTTCGTAGCTGAGTACGGCACCTCGACGGGCCGCGACCGGGTCGTGCTGGGCCTGCTGGCCGCGGTTGCCGGCCTGCTGGTCGCTGTGGGTGGGTTGCTGCTGGAACGGGCCTGCAAGGTGCCCAAGGGGCCTGACGACCCCGCGACGGACGACTCGCCAGCGACAGGGTCGAACCACCGCCACTAG
- the folK gene encoding 2-amino-4-hydroxy-6-hydroxymethyldihydropteridine diphosphokinase produces the protein MTETPNPHIIDADTLTGGLRPIRRVVLALGSNLGDRAANLQGALNALADTPELHIVGVSPIYENPAIGSPDESPDFLNAIVVADTTLQARTILERALAVEDAFGRVRTVRGAPRTLDVDLIVVGDKVIDEEDFVLPHPRAHERSFVLIPWSHVDPDGEVPGHGKVAELARSVDTSTLTRVDGLELRLDD, from the coding sequence GTGACCGAGACGCCGAACCCCCACATCATCGATGCCGACACCCTGACGGGCGGGCTGCGTCCGATCCGTCGGGTCGTGCTCGCGTTGGGCAGCAATCTCGGCGATCGCGCCGCCAATCTGCAAGGCGCGTTGAACGCACTGGCGGACACGCCCGAGCTGCATATCGTCGGTGTCTCGCCGATCTACGAGAACCCCGCGATCGGCAGCCCGGACGAGTCGCCGGACTTCCTGAACGCGATCGTGGTCGCGGACACCACCCTGCAGGCACGGACGATTCTTGAACGTGCGTTGGCTGTTGAGGACGCGTTCGGTCGCGTACGTACGGTGCGGGGCGCGCCTCGTACGTTGGACGTCGACCTCATCGTCGTCGGCGACAAGGTGATCGACGAGGAGGACTTCGTGCTGCCGCATCCGCGGGCGCACGAGCGCTCGTTCGTGCTGATCCCGTGGTCGCACGTCGACCCCGACGGCGAGGTTCCGGGGCATGGCAAGGTGGCGGAGCTGGCTCGTTCGGTGGACACCTCGACGCTCACGCGGGTGGACGGGCTCGAGCTCCGGCTCGACGACTGA
- the folB gene encoding dihydroneopterin aldolase, producing MGDRIALRGLQAFGHHGVLPEERLNGQPFVVDVVLGVDTRAAAKTDDLAETVDYSSLAGRVVEAVGTDPVNLIETLAKRVADVCLAEPKVNDVEVTVHKPQAPVGVPFDDIAVTIHRSRT from the coding sequence ATGGGAGATCGGATCGCTCTGCGAGGGCTTCAGGCTTTCGGCCATCACGGAGTCCTGCCCGAGGAGCGCCTGAACGGGCAACCGTTCGTCGTCGATGTCGTGCTGGGCGTGGACACCCGCGCCGCGGCCAAGACCGACGACCTCGCCGAGACCGTCGACTACTCGTCCCTGGCTGGCCGCGTCGTGGAAGCGGTCGGCACTGATCCTGTGAACCTGATCGAGACCCTGGCCAAACGCGTCGCGGACGTCTGTCTCGCCGAACCCAAGGTGAACGACGTCGAGGTGACCGTGCACAAGCCCCAGGCCCCGGTCGGGGTGCCGTTCGACGACATCGCCGTGACCATTCACCGGAGCCGCACGTGA
- the folP gene encoding dihydropteroate synthase has translation MIGRPARYVDGLPTPPRTLVMGVVNVTPDSFSDGGLWLEPDKAIAHGRQLVEDGADLLDVGGESTRPGAERPSEEEELRRVIPVVTALAAEGALVSVDTMRANVARQAIDAGARAINDVSGGLADERMLPLVAETGVAYVCMHWRGHSHDMQSRATYANVVEEVVEELAPRIKAAEQAGIDRNKLAIDPGLGYAKTADHNWTILAGLDRLHQLELPVLVAASRKTFLGRLLADQETGDLRPTRDRDDASSATSALAAMAGAWCVRVHAVRPSLDAVRVAARWAAEPHGV, from the coding sequence ATGATCGGACGACCGGCTCGCTACGTCGACGGCCTCCCGACGCCGCCCCGCACCCTGGTCATGGGTGTGGTGAACGTCACCCCCGACTCGTTCTCCGACGGCGGCCTCTGGCTCGAGCCCGACAAGGCCATCGCCCACGGAAGGCAGCTCGTCGAGGACGGAGCCGACCTCCTCGACGTCGGCGGTGAGTCCACCCGCCCTGGCGCCGAGCGTCCCAGCGAGGAAGAGGAGCTCCGCCGCGTCATCCCCGTCGTCACCGCGCTCGCCGCCGAAGGCGCCCTCGTCTCCGTCGACACCATGCGCGCGAACGTCGCCCGCCAGGCGATCGACGCTGGCGCCAGAGCCATCAACGACGTCTCCGGCGGCCTGGCCGACGAGCGGATGCTCCCCCTCGTGGCCGAGACAGGCGTCGCGTACGTCTGTATGCACTGGCGCGGCCACTCCCACGACATGCAGTCGCGCGCCACGTACGCCAACGTCGTGGAGGAGGTCGTCGAGGAGCTCGCCCCGCGGATCAAGGCGGCCGAGCAGGCCGGAATCGACCGCAACAAGCTCGCGATCGACCCCGGCCTGGGGTACGCCAAGACCGCCGACCACAACTGGACGATCCTCGCTGGCCTGGACCGGCTGCATCAGCTCGAACTCCCCGTGCTCGTCGCCGCGTCGCGCAAGACATTCCTGGGTAGGCTGCTAGCGGATCAAGAAACGGGCGACCTGCGCCCCACCCGAGATCGCGACGACGCGAGTTCGGCGACATCGGCATTGGCCGCGATGGCTGGGGCGTGGTGCGTACGGGTACATGCCGTACGACCGTCGCTCGACGCGGTCCGGGTCGCCGCACGCTGGGCGGCCGAACCCCACGGGGTCTGA
- a CDS encoding DUF2795 domain-containing protein produces the protein MSTAPADFAVRPTVNVAIDPVTRVEILDVLDDAFAHGPAGRGELIETAHAQAARPDLIALLEQLPDRVYVHQRQLWVDLPHVPVGL, from the coding sequence ATGAGCACCGCCCCCGCTGACTTCGCCGTTCGTCCCACGGTGAATGTCGCGATTGATCCCGTTACTCGCGTCGAGATCCTCGACGTTCTCGATGATGCGTTCGCTCACGGCCCTGCCGGCCGCGGCGAGCTGATCGAGACGGCGCACGCCCAGGCGGCGCGTCCGGACTTGATCGCCCTGCTCGAACAGCTTCCCGACCGCGTGTACGTCCACCAGCGTCAGCTCTGGGTCGACCTTCCCCACGTTCCCGTTGGCCTCTAG
- the folE gene encoding GTP cyclohydrolase I FolE codes for MNRSDEPEGYVDPAKVPPFDHERAEAAVRELLYAVGENPDRSGLADTPARVARAYAEMFAGLRMRPEDVLSTTFELGHDEMVLVKDIEVWSTCEHHLVPFTGVAHIGYIPNRAGEITGLSKLARLVDVFARRPQVQERLTTQIAEAIVRILEPRGVIVVIECEHLCMTMRGVRKPGAKTVTSAVRGQLREAATRAEAMSLIIGS; via the coding sequence GTGAACAGATCCGACGAGCCCGAGGGCTATGTCGACCCCGCGAAGGTGCCGCCGTTCGACCACGAACGTGCGGAGGCGGCCGTTCGGGAGCTGCTGTACGCGGTGGGGGAGAACCCGGACCGTTCGGGGCTGGCCGACACCCCGGCCCGGGTGGCGCGGGCCTACGCGGAGATGTTCGCCGGGCTGCGGATGCGGCCCGAGGACGTCCTGTCGACGACCTTCGAGCTCGGGCACGACGAGATGGTGCTCGTGAAGGACATCGAGGTCTGGTCGACCTGTGAGCACCATTTGGTCCCGTTCACGGGCGTGGCGCACATCGGCTACATCCCGAACCGGGCCGGCGAGATCACCGGCCTGTCCAAGCTCGCCCGCCTGGTCGACGTCTTCGCCCGCCGGCCGCAGGTGCAGGAACGACTGACCACCCAGATCGCGGAGGCCATAGTCCGCATCCTCGAGCCGCGCGGCGTGATCGTCGTGATCGAGTGCGAACACCTCTGCATGACCATGCGCGGCGTCCGCAAACCGGGCGCGAAGACAGTGACCTCCGCCGTCCGCGGCCAACTCCGCGAAGCCGCTACCCGCGCCGAGGCCATGAGCCTGATCATCGGCTCCTAG
- the ftsH gene encoding ATP-dependent zinc metalloprotease FtsH, producing MDFKRFFRGPIFWIAVLIIVVLLVGDFATRSGGFKEVDTYRIIQEIDGNDVRSAVVVGGTEQEIRITTKDGQKLRAAYIEGQQVELVKTLQEKTDSKLIPDGYDVNISRPSLIGTLISTLLPFILIAILFLFLMNSVQGGGSRVMNFGKSKAKLISKDTPKSTFADVAGCDEAIEELGEIKEFLQEPAKFQAVGAKIPKGVLLYGPPGTGKTLLARAVAGEAGVPFYSISGSDFVEMFVGVGASRVRDLFEQAKANAPAIIFIDEIDAVGRHRGAGLGGGHDEREQTLNQLLVEMDGFDVRGGVILIAATNRPDILDPALLRPGRFDRQIGVEAPDLMGRHKILQVHARGKPMAQAVDLMAVARRTPGFSGADLANVLNEAALLTARQNKKLIDDDALDEAIDRVIAGPQKRTRLMSDKEKKITAYHEGGHALVAAALPGTDPVHKVTILPRGRALGYTMVLPDEDKYSTTRSEMLDKLAYMMGGRAAEELVFHDPTTGAANDFEKATGLARAMVTQYGMTEKLGAIRFGSDANEPFLGRDLGHQRDYSEQVAAQVDAEVRKLIDTAHQEAFDILVENRDVLDNLVLELLEKETLDKEQVARVFAPIRRRELRPAWTGSASRVPSEIPPVDTPKVAIANGQKSGEQGGLVIAPSPAGEADVHEKRTQDPSPGQTPGWSGA from the coding sequence ATGGACTTCAAGCGATTCTTCCGTGGGCCGATCTTCTGGATCGCCGTCCTCATCATCGTGGTTCTGCTCGTCGGCGACTTCGCCACCCGCTCCGGCGGCTTCAAAGAGGTCGACACGTACCGCATCATCCAGGAAATCGATGGAAACGATGTGCGGTCCGCGGTCGTCGTCGGGGGCACGGAGCAAGAGATCCGGATCACGACGAAGGACGGTCAGAAGCTTCGCGCCGCCTACATCGAGGGCCAACAGGTCGAGCTGGTCAAGACTCTCCAGGAGAAGACCGACAGCAAGCTGATCCCTGACGGCTACGACGTCAACATCTCTCGGCCGAGCCTCATCGGGACTCTGATCTCGACACTGCTGCCGTTCATCCTGATCGCGATCCTGTTCCTGTTCTTGATGAACAGCGTCCAGGGCGGCGGCTCACGGGTGATGAACTTCGGCAAGTCGAAGGCGAAGCTGATCAGCAAGGACACCCCGAAGTCGACGTTCGCCGACGTCGCTGGTTGCGACGAGGCGATCGAGGAGCTTGGCGAGATCAAGGAGTTCCTGCAGGAGCCGGCGAAGTTCCAGGCCGTCGGTGCCAAGATCCCCAAGGGCGTGCTGCTGTACGGGCCGCCCGGAACCGGTAAGACGCTGCTCGCCCGAGCGGTCGCCGGCGAGGCAGGAGTGCCGTTCTACTCGATCTCCGGTTCGGACTTCGTCGAGATGTTCGTCGGTGTCGGTGCGTCCCGCGTACGCGACCTGTTCGAGCAGGCCAAGGCGAACGCGCCGGCGATCATCTTCATCGACGAGATCGACGCCGTCGGTCGGCACCGTGGCGCAGGCCTCGGTGGCGGTCACGACGAGCGCGAGCAGACGCTGAACCAGCTGCTCGTCGAGATGGACGGCTTCGACGTTCGCGGTGGCGTGATCCTGATCGCCGCGACCAACCGGCCGGACATCCTCGACCCGGCGCTGCTGCGCCCGGGCCGGTTCGACCGACAGATCGGCGTCGAGGCGCCCGACCTGATGGGCCGGCACAAGATCCTGCAGGTGCACGCTCGCGGCAAGCCGATGGCGCAGGCCGTCGACCTGATGGCCGTCGCGCGTCGTACGCCGGGCTTCTCCGGTGCCGACCTGGCGAACGTGCTCAACGAGGCGGCGCTGCTCACCGCGCGGCAGAACAAGAAGCTCATCGACGACGACGCGCTCGACGAGGCGATCGACCGCGTGATCGCCGGCCCGCAGAAGCGGACGCGTCTGATGAGCGACAAGGAGAAGAAGATCACCGCGTACCACGAGGGCGGACACGCTCTCGTCGCGGCGGCGCTGCCCGGGACAGACCCGGTCCACAAGGTCACGATCCTCCCGCGTGGTCGCGCGCTCGGCTACACGATGGTGCTGCCGGACGAGGACAAGTACTCCACGACGCGTTCGGAGATGCTCGACAAGCTCGCGTACATGATGGGCGGCCGGGCCGCGGAGGAGCTTGTCTTCCACGACCCGACGACCGGTGCGGCGAACGACTTCGAGAAGGCGACCGGCCTAGCGCGCGCGATGGTCACGCAGTACGGCATGACCGAGAAGCTCGGCGCGATCCGGTTCGGTTCGGACGCCAACGAGCCGTTCCTCGGTCGCGACCTCGGACACCAGCGCGACTACTCCGAGCAGGTGGCGGCACAGGTCGACGCCGAGGTGCGGAAGCTGATCGACACCGCGCACCAGGAGGCGTTCGACATCCTGGTCGAGAACCGTGACGTGCTCGACAACCTCGTTCTCGAACTGCTCGAGAAGGAGACCCTCGACAAGGAGCAGGTCGCGCGGGTGTTCGCCCCGATCCGGCGGCGCGAGCTTCGTCCGGCCTGGACCGGCTCGGCCAGCCGCGTTCCGTCGGAGATCCCGCCGGTGGACACGCCGAAGGTGGCCATCGCGAACGGTCAGAAGTCCGGCGAGCAGGGCGGCCTGGTCATCGCGCCCTCGCCGGCCGGTGAGGCCGACGTGCACGAGAAGCGGACGCAGGACCCGTCACCGGGGCAGACCCCGGGTTGGTCCGGCGCCTGA
- the hpt gene encoding hypoxanthine phosphoribosyltransferase: MDADQIDHDLESILLTEEQIRTRVAELAAEIERDYEGQDLLLVGVLKGAVMVMADLARALSRHVEMDWMAVSSYGSGTRSSGVVRILKDLDTDLTGRHVLVVEDIVDTGLTLSWLASNLKSRGPESVEICTMLRKPDAIKTDIPVKYVGFDIPNEFVVGYGLDYAERYRNLRSIGTLAPHVYSRS; encoded by the coding sequence GTGGACGCCGACCAGATCGATCACGACCTCGAGTCGATCCTCCTCACCGAAGAGCAGATCCGTACCCGGGTCGCCGAGCTCGCGGCCGAGATCGAACGTGACTACGAGGGCCAGGACCTGCTGCTCGTCGGCGTGCTCAAGGGCGCGGTGATGGTGATGGCCGACCTCGCCCGCGCCCTCAGCCGGCACGTCGAGATGGACTGGATGGCGGTGTCGTCGTACGGCTCCGGCACCCGTTCGTCCGGCGTGGTCCGGATCCTCAAGGACCTCGACACCGACCTCACCGGCCGGCACGTGCTGGTCGTGGAGGACATCGTCGACACCGGGCTCACGCTGTCCTGGCTCGCGTCGAACCTGAAGTCGCGCGGCCCGGAGTCGGTGGAGATCTGCACGATGCTGCGGAAGCCGGACGCGATCAAGACCGACATTCCGGTCAAGTACGTCGGGTTCGACATCCCGAACGAGTTCGTGGTCGGGTACGGCCTCGACTACGCCGAGCGGTACCGCAACCTGCGCTCGATCGGCACGCTCGCCCCGCATGTCTACTCGAGGTCGTGA
- the tilS gene encoding tRNA lysidine(34) synthetase TilS: MGPHPAVAAVRLAVRTALADLSPGDVVLVACSGGADSLALASALAFEAPAAGWLAGGVTVDHGLQLGSDTRAEGVAATLRGLRLDPVEIARVTVGTAGGPEAAARTARYEALDAIAEKLSVAAVLLGHTRDDQAETVLLGLARGSGARSLAGMAARSGTYRRPFLALDRSTTQRACSEAGLAVWEDPHNLNAAYTRVRVRHGVLPVLEHELGPGVTAALARTADQLRDDADALDEWATRAAETCVGQSGVDVAALEGLPAAIRRRVLRRAALAAGSPANDLSSGHLAAMDTLVTDWHGQAFVELPGGIRVHRVDGRLELGRV; the protein is encoded by the coding sequence GTGGGCCCCCACCCGGCGGTCGCGGCGGTCCGGCTGGCGGTTCGTACGGCGCTGGCCGACCTCTCCCCGGGCGATGTCGTGCTCGTCGCGTGCTCCGGCGGGGCGGACTCGCTCGCGCTCGCGTCGGCGCTGGCGTTCGAGGCGCCCGCGGCCGGCTGGCTCGCCGGCGGGGTGACCGTCGACCACGGGCTGCAGCTGGGCTCGGACACCCGCGCGGAGGGCGTGGCCGCGACGTTGCGCGGCCTGCGGCTCGACCCGGTCGAGATCGCCCGCGTGACCGTCGGGACCGCCGGCGGACCCGAGGCGGCGGCCCGGACCGCTCGGTATGAGGCGCTGGACGCGATCGCGGAGAAGTTGTCGGTGGCCGCTGTTCTCCTGGGCCATACGCGCGACGACCAGGCGGAGACGGTGCTCCTCGGGTTGGCGCGCGGCTCGGGAGCGCGGTCCCTGGCGGGGATGGCGGCGCGCTCGGGCACGTACCGCCGACCGTTCCTCGCGTTGGACCGGTCGACCACCCAGCGCGCGTGCTCGGAGGCGGGGCTCGCGGTCTGGGAGGACCCGCACAACCTGAACGCCGCGTACACCCGGGTGCGCGTCCGGCACGGCGTGCTGCCGGTGCTCGAGCACGAGCTCGGCCCGGGCGTGACCGCGGCGCTCGCCCGTACGGCCGACCAGCTGCGCGACGACGCCGACGCGCTCGACGAGTGGGCCACCCGGGCCGCCGAGACCTGCGTGGGGCAGTCGGGCGTGGACGTGGCCGCGCTCGAAGGCCTGCCCGCGGCGATCCGCCGGCGGGTGCTCCGGCGCGCGGCGCTGGCTGCCGGCTCGCCGGCGAACGACCTGTCCTCCGGTCACCTCGCCGCGATGGACACGCTGGTGACGGACTGGCACGGGCAGGCGTTCGTGGAGCTGCCAGGCGGCATTCGCGTCCATCGGGTCGACGGACGACTGGAGCTAGGCCGCGTCTGA
- a CDS encoding zinc-dependent metalloprotease, translated as MSTDDTTATADATESMVDWDFAVSTARRLTRPGPDISREEAAQAVSDLREFAALSEGHVREYTGLHTSGGRAPVLVVDRNGWVQANADGFREVLAPLAAKLREKRGSDQGGGGPSLGSFGARVTGFEAGALLAFLSGKVLGQFDPFWNGGTPSANGNGHGAPPVGRLLLVAPNVVHVERELGVDPRDFRLWVCLHEETHRVQFTAVPWLRDYLRGQIGEFLQQTDLDPSAMFSQLRQGLEQVGKAVRGEGQEVSFIDLVQTPAQKAILDRVTAVMSLLEGHADVVMDGVGPGVIPSVDHIRGKFQERRGGGTWLDQLLKRLLGLDAKMKQYRDGAIFVRGVVDKVGMEGFNRVWTSGETLPTKAEITDPDAWVRRVHGDAAVA; from the coding sequence ATGAGCACCGACGACACCACCGCGACTGCCGACGCGACCGAGTCGATGGTCGACTGGGACTTCGCCGTCAGCACGGCCCGCAGGCTCACCCGCCCCGGCCCGGACATCAGCCGCGAGGAGGCCGCGCAGGCCGTCAGCGACCTGCGTGAGTTCGCCGCGCTGTCCGAGGGGCACGTGCGTGAGTACACCGGCCTGCACACGAGCGGCGGCCGGGCGCCGGTGCTCGTCGTCGACCGGAACGGCTGGGTGCAGGCGAACGCCGACGGGTTCCGTGAGGTGCTCGCCCCGCTCGCCGCGAAGCTCCGCGAGAAGCGCGGCAGCGACCAGGGCGGCGGCGGCCCCTCTCTCGGCTCGTTCGGCGCCCGCGTCACCGGGTTCGAGGCGGGGGCGCTGCTCGCGTTCCTGTCCGGCAAGGTGCTCGGCCAGTTCGACCCGTTCTGGAACGGTGGCACGCCCAGCGCCAACGGCAACGGCCACGGCGCGCCGCCCGTCGGCCGGCTGCTGCTGGTCGCGCCGAACGTCGTCCACGTCGAGCGCGAGCTCGGCGTCGACCCGCGCGACTTCCGCCTCTGGGTCTGCCTGCACGAGGAGACGCACCGCGTCCAGTTCACCGCCGTGCCCTGGCTGCGCGACTACCTGCGCGGCCAGATCGGCGAGTTCCTGCAGCAGACCGACCTCGACCCGTCGGCGATGTTCTCCCAGCTCAGGCAGGGTCTGGAGCAGGTCGGCAAGGCCGTGCGAGGCGAGGGCCAGGAGGTGTCGTTCATCGACCTGGTCCAGACACCCGCGCAGAAGGCGATCCTCGACCGGGTCACCGCGGTGATGTCGCTGCTCGAGGGCCACGCCGACGTGGTGATGGACGGCGTCGGCCCGGGCGTGATCCCGTCCGTCGACCACATCCGGGGCAAGTTCCAGGAGCGGCGCGGTGGCGGCACCTGGCTCGACCAGCTGCTCAAGCGGCTGCTCGGACTGGACGCCAAGATGAAGCAGTACCGCGACGGCGCGATCTTCGTCCGCGGGGTCGTCGACAAGGTCGGCATGGAGGGCTTCAACCGGGTCTGGACCTCGGGCGAGACGCTGCCGACCAAGGCCGAGATCACCGACCCGGACGCCTGGGTGCGCCGGGTCCACGGGGACGCTGCGGTCGCCTAG
- a CDS encoding LamG domain-containing protein: MGILSWEGRAGDAGKHSGWSDAEPTCSLNLSPERFLQFVVYPVPVDADPTSWSHALPIGRWTHLAVVNDGRHTTVYVDGSRIARNAIEVSNGITTLGKPFAIGGTQFDGAFGQGFYGWIGDTRIVDRALRPNQFLRVV, from the coding sequence ATGGGGATCCTGAGCTGGGAGGGCCGCGCGGGCGACGCGGGCAAGCACAGCGGCTGGTCCGACGCCGAGCCGACCTGCAGCCTCAACCTGTCGCCGGAACGGTTCCTGCAGTTCGTGGTCTATCCCGTTCCGGTCGACGCCGACCCGACGTCGTGGAGCCACGCGCTGCCGATCGGCCGGTGGACGCACCTCGCCGTGGTGAACGACGGCAGGCACACCACGGTCTACGTCGACGGCTCGCGGATCGCCCGGAACGCCATCGAGGTGTCGAACGGCATCACCACGCTCGGCAAACCGTTCGCGATCGGCGGCACCCAGTTCGACGGGGCGTTCGGGCAGGGCTTCTATGGCTGGATCGGCGACACCCGGATTGTCGACCGCGCCCTGCGGCCGAACCAGTTCCTCCGCGTGGTCTAG
- a CDS encoding Tat pathway signal sequence domain protein → MNVARRRLLQAAAAAPVVALATDLPAAQAQAETSKTGKPAASTDRFTLAVLPDTQYLLDEGGSDHEPVRATLRYLVNERDRSNLVFMAQLGDITEHGTEAELRDANTVFKTIDGRLPYSVLAGNHDVPGSTDDQRGDTPYLRTFGPQRFARSRTYGGSSPDGYNSFHRFRAAGHEWLVLALDWRVSDAGLAWTQQVLDKNRQLPTILTTHELVWAEDNGEAHLSDYGQRLWDRLIRGNDQIFLALGGHYWPPGRVTMDNDAGNAVHLHITNYQDRYYGGAGMVRTYEFDLARNTVDVSTFSPWLREQAERSPDPLEVENADLTTGVDRFNIDLDFRARFAGFAPPKLPAPRPPKAVMPRGTVAYWRFDPAGISVPGADGTPITSGAVVRDLTGSGNDLTVERLHSSGPDALLWSADHHDAQPAHASLRFGGGKAPDRGAVLRAGASAPINSLKFRSGYTSRRSSSCPIRSRATTRGWGS, encoded by the coding sequence ATGAACGTAGCCCGCCGCCGGCTGCTGCAAGCCGCCGCTGCCGCCCCCGTCGTCGCCCTCGCGACGGACCTGCCCGCCGCCCAGGCCCAGGCGGAGACCAGCAAGACCGGCAAGCCCGCCGCCTCGACCGATCGATTCACGCTGGCGGTGCTGCCGGACACGCAGTACCTGCTCGACGAGGGCGGCTCGGACCACGAGCCGGTCCGGGCGACCCTGCGCTACCTCGTCAACGAGCGGGACCGGTCGAACCTCGTGTTCATGGCCCAGCTCGGCGACATCACCGAGCACGGCACCGAGGCTGAGCTGCGCGACGCCAACACGGTGTTCAAGACGATCGACGGACGGCTGCCGTACAGCGTCCTGGCCGGCAACCACGACGTCCCCGGCAGCACCGACGACCAGCGAGGCGACACCCCGTATCTGCGGACGTTCGGACCGCAACGGTTCGCGCGGTCGAGGACGTACGGCGGCTCGTCGCCGGACGGCTACAACAGCTTCCACCGGTTCCGCGCGGCCGGGCACGAGTGGCTCGTCCTTGCGCTGGACTGGCGTGTCTCGGACGCCGGTCTGGCCTGGACGCAGCAGGTTCTGGACAAGAATCGCCAGCTGCCCACGATCCTGACAACGCACGAGCTCGTGTGGGCGGAGGACAACGGCGAGGCACACCTGTCCGACTACGGGCAGCGGCTGTGGGACCGGCTGATCCGCGGCAACGACCAGATCTTCTTGGCGCTCGGCGGGCACTACTGGCCGCCCGGGCGGGTGACGATGGACAACGACGCCGGCAACGCCGTGCATCTGCACATCACCAACTACCAGGACCGCTACTACGGCGGCGCCGGGATGGTGCGCACGTACGAGTTCGACCTGGCGCGGAACACGGTCGACGTGTCGACGTTCTCGCCATGGCTGCGGGAGCAGGCGGAACGGTCGCCCGATCCGCTGGAGGTGGAGAACGCCGACCTCACCACCGGGGTCGACCGGTTCAACATCGACCTCGACTTCCGCGCCCGCTTCGCCGGCTTTGCGCCGCCGAAGCTGCCGGCGCCCCGTCCGCCGAAGGCCGTCATGCCGCGCGGCACGGTCGCGTACTGGCGCTTCGACCCGGCCGGGATCTCCGTCCCTGGCGCCGACGGGACGCCGATCACGAGTGGAGCGGTAGTCCGCGACCTCACCGGCTCCGGCAACGACCTCACGGTGGAGCGTCTGCACTCCAGCGGCCCGGACGCGCTGCTGTGGTCGGCCGACCACCACGACGCGCAGCCGGCGCACGCGAGCCTGCGCTTCGGCGGCGGCAAGGCCCCGGACCGCGGCGCGGTGCTGCGCGCGGGTGCGAGCGCGCCGATCAACAGCCTGAAGTTCCGGTCCGGCTACACATCGAGACGTTCGTCAAGCTGCCCGATCCGTTCGAGGGCGACCACGCGTGGATGGGGATCCTGA